The following is a genomic window from Candidatus Parvarchaeota archaeon.
GCAACAGTGCTCAAAGGCGGGCTTGCGCAAGACGTCCCCCTTTCGGAAAAAAAAGAGGCTGCGCAATTTGCGGCTTCGTACTCATCGGCATGGAAAGTCGCAAGCCCATCCGCCAATGTTTATGCTGTCAGCAAATCCCAGCTTACAAAACATGCGCACGGGGGCTTTATCCCAAAAGGAGGATTTGGCATAACAGGCCAGCGCGAGTGGTTTTATGGCACGCGGCTTGGCATACGGGTGGGATTGGACAAGGGCGGCTTGCTTACAAGTGCGCCAATCCTGTGCCAGGCGAAACTTTCCCTGCCCTGCGAGATTGTCCCTGGGGGCAAGGAAAAAGCCGTGGCTGTAAAGACGATTGCAAAGCGCACTGGTGCGCACCCGGACGACATCAACCAGCTTTTACCCTCGGGCAAAATGACTGTCAGGCATGTTTGATGCGCCCCGAACACGCCAGGACTTAAAAATCAGGTTGCAGGGGCAAAATAATACGCAGTTGCAAGAACAAAAAATTGGCAGTTGCAAGGGCAACAACATAAACGGATTGCATGCCAAAATTTCAGGTAACTCTGTATCTTTTCCTATACCAGTCCAGGTTGCTTGCAATCACCTGCCCTTTTTCCCCAACAAACTGGTTCACTGACTTGTAAAGCATTCCCTCAAGGCCAATTCCCCTGAAAACCTTGTAAAAGTCAAGCACAACCGGCACGTAATCCGAGGTCTCCGCATACAGTTTTCCCTGCCTCAAAAACCTGTCGCCCCCGCCCTGGCCAGAATTGTATGCGGCTATTGCCGCAACTGTTTTTTCATCATAATATATCATTCCTTTCTTGTCTATTGTAATGCTCGCCCCGTATCTCTCAAATAGCCGCTTCAGCTCGGCAACGCCGCCTTGTATGTTCTCCTTGGGGTCGGCCCTGTCGACCCCCTGCATCTGGGCAGTGGCACTTATCAGCTGAAACCTTCCCTTTGCCCTGCCCCACCGCGTATTCTTGCCAACCGCGTTTTCCTTTCCATCAGACTCGGTAGCCATGATTGCAATTGCCAGGTACGGGTCAAAGTCATATCTCTTGGCCTTGAAATTGTA
Proteins encoded in this region:
- a CDS encoding DUF814 domain-containing protein, which codes for MKITIDFRKSARQNAAGCFEASKQARKKAQGAKAALEKTREQIARLQSKGAFGAPGGAASSNPITKIKTKREKQWFEKFRWFYTSLGRLVIAGRDAAQNDLIYSKYIEDGDLFFHADIQGAPATVLKGGLAQDVPLSEKKEAAQFAASYSSAWKVASPSANVYAVSKSQLTKHAHGGFIPKGGFGITGQREWFYGTRLGIRVGLDKGGLLTSAPILCQAKLSLPCEIVPGGKEKAVAVKTIAKRTGAHPDDINQLLPSGKMTVRHV